The Vulpes vulpes isolate BD-2025 chromosome 8, VulVul3, whole genome shotgun sequence genome has a window encoding:
- the DOK1 gene encoding docking protein 1 isoform X1, whose translation MDGAVMEGPLFLQSQRFGTKRWRKTWAVLYPASPHGVARLEFFDHKGSNNGGGRGGSRRLDCKVIRLAECVSVVPVAVDSPPEPGAAAFRLDTAQRSHLLAADAPSSAAWVQTLCRNAFPKGSWALAPAENPPKLSALEMLENSLYSPTWEGSQFWVTVQRTEAAERCGLHGSYVLRVEAEKLTLLTVGAQTQILEPLLFWPYTLLRRYGRDKVMFSFEAGRRCPSGPGTFTFQTAQGNDIFQAVETAIHRQKVQGKEGQGQESLKADSHEGEVAEGTLASPPGPQELLGSPPALYAEPLDSLRIPPGPSQDSLYSDPLDSTAAQAGEGVQLKKPLYWDLYQHVQQQLLKAKLTDPKEDPIYDEPEGLAPAALRGLYDLPQEPKDAWWCQARVKEEGYELPYNPATDDYAVPPPRSTKPLPGPKPRGLALSEPGAAMGNGSKGHNADTALYSQVQKSSASGSWDCELSRAGANRTGVQAEGST comes from the exons ATGGACGGGGCCGTGATGGAAGGGCCGCTGTTTTTGCAAAGTCAGCGTTTCGGTACCAAG AGGTGGAGGAAGACCTGGGCTGTGCTCTATCCTGCCAGTCCCCACGGCGTGGCGCGCCTCGAGTTTTTTGACCACAAGGGGTCGAACAATGGAGGGGGCCGAGGGGGCTCGCGCCGCTTGGACTGCAAGGTGATCCGCCTGGCGGAGTGTGTGAGCGTGGTCCCTGTGGCCGTGGACAGCCCGCCCGAGCCTGGCGCCGCGGCTTTCCGCCTGGACACCGCGCAGCGCTCCCACCTGCTGGCGGCCGACGCGCCGTCCAGCGCCGCCTGGGTGCAGACCCTGTGCCGAAACGCCTTTCCG AAAGGCAGCTGGGCTCTGGCGCCTGCGGAAAACCCACCCAAGCTTTCTGCCCTGGAGATGCTGGAGAACTCGCTGTATAGTCCCACCTGGGAAG GATCCCAGTTCTGGGTAACAGTGCAGAGGACAGAAGCCGCTGAGCGCTGTGGCCTGCATGGCTCCTATGTGCTGAGAGTGGAGGCTGAGAAGCTGACTCTCCTGACGGTCGGGGCGCAGACTCAGATACTGGAGCCTCTCCTTTTCTGGCCTTACACTCTGTTGCGCCGCTATGGCCGGGACAAG GTCATGTTCTCTTTTGAGGCTGGTCGCCGCTGCCCTTCAGGCCCTGGAACCTTTACCTTCCAGACAGCACAGGGGAATGACATCTTTCAGGCAGTTGAGACTGCTATTCATCGGCAGAAGGTCCAGGGAAAGGAAGGTCAAGGGCAGGAGAGTCTGAAAGCTGACTCCCACGAAGGAGAAGTGGCAGAGGGGACGCTGGCATCCCCGCCTGGCCCTCAGGAGCTCCTGGGCAGCCCTCCCGCCCTGTATGCTGAACCCTTAGACTCTCTGCGCATTCCTCCAGGCCCTTCCCAGGATTCCCTGTACTCAGACCCCTTGGACAGTACTGCTGCTCAGGCAGGGGAGGGAGTACAGTTGAAGAAACCTCTTTATTGGGACTTGTACCAGCATGTGCAGCAGCAGTTGCTGAAGGCCAAGCTGACGGACCCCAAAGAGGACCCCATCTATGATGAACCTGAGGGCCTGGCCCCAGCTGCTCTCCGGGGCCTTTATGATCTGCCTCAGGAGCCCAAGGATGCATGGTGGTGCCAGGCTCGGGTGAAGGAGGAGGGTTATGAGCTCCCCTACAACCCTGCCACTGATGACTACGCGGTGCCACCTCCTCGGAGCACAAAGCCTCTCCCAGGTCCCAAGCCCCGGGGCTTAGCCCTCTCTGAACCTGGAGCTGCAATGGGCAATGGCAGCAAGGGCCACAACGCAGACACTGCCTTGTACAGCCAGGTCCAGAAGAGCAGTGCCTCAGGAAGCTGGGACTGTGAGCTGTCTAGAGCAGGGGCTAACAGGACTGGAGTCCAGGCAGAAGGCTCCACGTGA
- the DOK1 gene encoding docking protein 1 isoform X2, with protein MLENSLYSPTWEGSQFWVTVQRTEAAERCGLHGSYVLRVEAEKLTLLTVGAQTQILEPLLFWPYTLLRRYGRDKVMFSFEAGRRCPSGPGTFTFQTAQGNDIFQAVETAIHRQKVQGKEGQGQESLKADSHEGEVAEGTLASPPGPQELLGSPPALYAEPLDSLRIPPGPSQDSLYSDPLDSTAAQAGEGVQLKKPLYWDLYQHVQQQLLKAKLTDPKEDPIYDEPEGLAPAALRGLYDLPQEPKDAWWCQARVKEEGYELPYNPATDDYAVPPPRSTKPLPGPKPRGLALSEPGAAMGNGSKGHNADTALYSQVQKSSASGSWDCELSRAGANRTGVQAEGST; from the exons ATGCTGGAGAACTCGCTGTATAGTCCCACCTGGGAAG GATCCCAGTTCTGGGTAACAGTGCAGAGGACAGAAGCCGCTGAGCGCTGTGGCCTGCATGGCTCCTATGTGCTGAGAGTGGAGGCTGAGAAGCTGACTCTCCTGACGGTCGGGGCGCAGACTCAGATACTGGAGCCTCTCCTTTTCTGGCCTTACACTCTGTTGCGCCGCTATGGCCGGGACAAG GTCATGTTCTCTTTTGAGGCTGGTCGCCGCTGCCCTTCAGGCCCTGGAACCTTTACCTTCCAGACAGCACAGGGGAATGACATCTTTCAGGCAGTTGAGACTGCTATTCATCGGCAGAAGGTCCAGGGAAAGGAAGGTCAAGGGCAGGAGAGTCTGAAAGCTGACTCCCACGAAGGAGAAGTGGCAGAGGGGACGCTGGCATCCCCGCCTGGCCCTCAGGAGCTCCTGGGCAGCCCTCCCGCCCTGTATGCTGAACCCTTAGACTCTCTGCGCATTCCTCCAGGCCCTTCCCAGGATTCCCTGTACTCAGACCCCTTGGACAGTACTGCTGCTCAGGCAGGGGAGGGAGTACAGTTGAAGAAACCTCTTTATTGGGACTTGTACCAGCATGTGCAGCAGCAGTTGCTGAAGGCCAAGCTGACGGACCCCAAAGAGGACCCCATCTATGATGAACCTGAGGGCCTGGCCCCAGCTGCTCTCCGGGGCCTTTATGATCTGCCTCAGGAGCCCAAGGATGCATGGTGGTGCCAGGCTCGGGTGAAGGAGGAGGGTTATGAGCTCCCCTACAACCCTGCCACTGATGACTACGCGGTGCCACCTCCTCGGAGCACAAAGCCTCTCCCAGGTCCCAAGCCCCGGGGCTTAGCCCTCTCTGAACCTGGAGCTGCAATGGGCAATGGCAGCAAGGGCCACAACGCAGACACTGCCTTGTACAGCCAGGTCCAGAAGAGCAGTGCCTCAGGAAGCTGGGACTGTGAGCTGTCTAGAGCAGGGGCTAACAGGACTGGAGTCCAGGCAGAAGGCTCCACGTGA